From the Quercus lobata isolate SW786 chromosome 6, ValleyOak3.0 Primary Assembly, whole genome shotgun sequence genome, one window contains:
- the LOC115950208 gene encoding uncharacterized protein LOC115950208: MLAKQYWRISQHPNSLIARTFKAKYFPRGSIQDCSPKPHQSWVWRNIIKFDNPKLKEGRWGVGKGCNIPLSHQDWCKGLPHNLLHPSFTTGTVADLIDQQSHKWNSNLIRDIYPFPLCKEILQIPLPRICSVDDKLLWKHSNNGEFEVKKAYNILLEDYLTLYNDHHSQSHADNKVWKLIWKIKTPQKICNFIWKLLQEALPTRQLLRNRGIIDIGPCPFRNCAEESTTHLFLIYPFARACWHGSPLAVHTSDLLGISVQQWLKGLIMSHSLDDEVFMEYMQKIFITLWTIWYHRNRVVHEEIQPNPLDVVLTAQNLYCRYKEAYSINYEPNRSCSRSKVEHNTEAGHWQLLIKIAGVRNSRCNRSAWAYEAKDMQGVIKLCGVASSNASTTNGAVQEALMEAIITANNYGFNRILFLTNNKNLIQLVHRSKTPAWHERSLIADLDILYQSGFVCNLLVVPNCVLDFVNVAAKMAIRMPLHHTWVHPSLL; encoded by the coding sequence ATGTTAGCTAAACAATATTGGAGAATTAGTCAACATCCTAATTCATTAATTGCAAGGACCTTCAAGGCTAAGTACTTCCCTAGGGGGTCAATACAGGATTGTTCCCCTAAACCACACCAGTCATGGGTTTGGAGGAATATAATCAAGTTTGATAACCCTAAACTTAAGGAAGGGAGATGGGGGGTAGGAAAAGGATGCAATATTCCTCTTAGTCATCAAGATTGGTGTAAGGGTCTTCCTCATAATCTACTTCACCCTAGTTTTACTACTGGTACAGTTGCTGACCTTATAGACCAACAATCTCATAAGTGGAATTCTAATTTAATAAGAGATATTTATCCTTTTCCCCTATGTAAGGAGATATTACAAATTCCCCTACCTAGGATCTGTTCTGTTGATGATAAGTTACTATGGAAGCACTCTAACAATGGTGAATTTGAAGTTAAAAAAGCATATAATATTCTGCTAGAGGACTACCTGACACTTTATAATGATCATCACAGCCAATCCCATGCTGATAATAAAGTATGGAAGCTAATATGGAAGATAAAAACCCcacaaaaaatttgtaattttatttggaaGCTTTTGCAGGAGGCTCTTCCCACCAGACAGCTTCTAAGGAATAGGGGAATCATTGATATTGGTCCTTGTCCTTTTCGCAATTGTGCAGAAGAATCCACAACCCATTTGTTCCTTATCTACCCTTTTGCTAGAGCTTGTTGGCATGGGTCACCATTAGCTGTTCACACATCTGATCTTCTTGGTATCTCTGTGCAGCAATGGTTAAAGGGATTAATTATGTCTCATAGTTTGGATGATGAGGTTTTTATGGAATATATGCAGAAAATTTTCATCACATTGTGGACAATTTGGTACCATAGGAATAGAGTGGTTCATGAGGAAATACAACCAAATCCCTTGGACGTTGTGCTTACAGCTCAAAATCTGTATTGCAGGTACAAAGAAGCATACTCCATCAATTACGAGCCAAACAGAAGCTGTTCCAGATCAAAAGTTGAACATAACACAGAAGCAGGACACTGGCAGCTGCTAATCAAGATTGCAGGGGTAAGAAACTCTAGAtgtaatagaagtgcttgggcTTATGAAGCTAAGGATATGCAAGGAGTTATCAAATTGTGTGGGGTAGCTAGCAGCAATGCAAGTACAACAAATGGGGCTGTACAGGAGGCTTTGATGGAAGCAATCATCACAGCCAACAACTACGGATTTAATAGGATTCTCTTTTTGACAAACAACAAGAATCTGATCCAACTTGTTCACAGATCTAAGACTCCAGCTTGGCATGAGAGGTCCTTGATTGCTGATTTGGATATTTTGTATCAAAGTGGTTTTGTTTGTAATCTGTTAGTTGTCCCCAATTGTGTCCTTGATTTTGTTAATGTTGCTGCAAAAATGGCAATCCGAATGCCACTACATCATACTTGGGTTCATCCTAGTCTTTTGTAA
- the LOC115994455 gene encoding probable mannitol dehydrogenase has translation MAKSLEVEHPKKAFGWAAKDTSGHLSPFQFSRRATGEKDVTFKILYCGICHSDLHMAKNEWGMSTYPLVPGHEIVGVVTEVGSKVQKFRVGDKVGVGCMVGACHSCDSCANELENYCPDMILTYGVKYFDGTITQGGYSDIMVADEHYVVRIPDNLPLDSGAPLLCAGITVYSPLRYYGLDKPGMHVGVVGLGGLGHVAVKFAKAMGVKVTVISTSVNKKKEALEHLGADSFLVSKDQDEMQAAQGTMDGIIDTVSAMHPLLPLIGLLKSQGKLVMVGAPEKPLELPVFPLLMGRKLVGGSCIGSMKETQEMIDFAAKHNITADIEVIPIDYVNTAMERLAKADVRYRFVIDIANTLKSSS, from the exons GGCAACAGGAGAGAAGGACGTAACATTTAAAATTCTATATTGTGGAATATGTCACTCTGACCTCCACATGGCCAAAAATGAATGGGGCATGTCTACCTACCCACTAGTTCCTGG GCATGAGATTGTGGGTGTAGTGACAGAAGTGGGAAGCAAGGTACAAAAGTTCAGAGTTGGAGACAAAGTTGGTGTTGGCTGCATGGTTGGAGCATGTCACTCTTGCGATAGCTGTGCCAACGAACTTGAGAATTACTGCCCCGATATGATCCTCACCTATGGCGTCAAGTACTTTGATGGAACCATCACACAAGGAGGCTACTCAGACATCATGGTTGCCGATGAGCACTATGTGGTCCGTATTCCAGACAACCTTCCACTTGATTCTGGTGCCCCTCTCCTTTGTGCTGGGATCACAGTGTACAGTCCCTTGAGATACTATGGGCTTGACAAACCTGGTATGCATGTGGGTGTGGTTGGTCTTGGTGGTCTAGGCCATGTTGCAGTGAAGTTTGCCAAAGCTATGGGGGTTAAGGTGACAGTGATCAGTACTTCAGTTAACAAGAAGAAGGAAGCTTTGGAACATCTTGGTGCCGATTCGTTTTTGGTTAGCAAAGACCAAGATGAGATGCAG GCTGCCCAAGGCACAATGGATGGTATCATTGATACAGTCTCTGCTATGCATCCCCTCCTGCCTCTAATTGGTCTGTTGAAGTCACAAGGAAAGCTCGTTATGGTTGGTGCACCAGAGAAACCGCTTGAATTACCAGTCTTTCCTTTACTCATGG GAAGGAAGCTAGTTGGTGGTAGTTGCATTGGGAGCATGAAGGAGACACAAGAGATGATTGATTTTGCAGCCAAACACAACATAACTGCTGACATTGAGGTTATACCAATTGATTATGTGAATACTGCCATGGAGCGTCTTGCGAAAGCGGATGTCAGATATCGATTTGTCATTGACATCGCGAACACATTGAAGTCAAGCTCTTGA